From a single Capsicum annuum cultivar UCD-10X-F1 chromosome 12, UCD10Xv1.1, whole genome shotgun sequence genomic region:
- the LOC107849538 gene encoding uncharacterized protein LOC107849538 isoform X2: protein MAKRKKTLAKCSSANSAKSSCSSIHKRTRKKKKKKKSNSNTKTAAVIISNGQENFNHISKGKRLLKDNTDHMDIDQGRTL, encoded by the exons ATGGCGAAGAGAAAGAAAACATTAGCAAAATGCAGTTCGGCAAATTCAGCAAAAAGTAGTTGTAGTTCGATACACAAGAGGacgaggaagaagaagaagaagaagaaatcgaATTCAAATACAAAAACGGCTGCTGTTATTATTAGCAATGGACAAGAAAATTTTAATCACATCTCCAAAG GGAAGAGGCTGTTAAAGGATAACACAGATCACATGGATATTGATCAG GGAAGAACGTTGTAG
- the LOC107849538 gene encoding uncharacterized protein LOC107849538 isoform X1, which produces MYCCPLSPVQLVEDVEKHKLDCPSNPKPSHCAIHSCYHGLAVIQVSDILDRDNFTILLWNPSTIESVVLPRIECPPGSLSRFGLDYDSINGEYKILHICQDLRSKTITIEILALKGVSWRRIDQHPRGICSVVGSIQFFAFVHAAFYWVTISSNYFEVVSFNILNEVYGEIPLSEEILSLRPDSRGIGVCVLGGMLCVYSNTSLLSPGTDIFKIWALKEYGVKGSWMLLLTVEEPDLYLNAKPTYLFADGEVLFRCMSYQHIGHTFRTLNGPFRSWPICDTMQGGSAFTESLISPKSLTY; this is translated from the coding sequence atgtaTTGTTGTCCTTTGTCGCCGGTTCAACTGGTTGAGGATGTAGAAAAACATAAACTTGATTGCCCTTCAAACCCTAAACCATCGCATTGCGCAATCCATTCTTGTTATCATGGCTTAGCTGTTATCCAGGTTTCTGatattttggatcgtgacaactTCACTATTTTGCTGTGGAACCCATCCACAATAGAATCAGTAGTACTTCCCCGTATAGAATGTCCACCGGGGTCACTCTCTCGTTTTGGATTGGATTATGACTCAATCAATGGTGAGTATAAGATCCTTCATATTTGCCAGGACTTACGTTCTAAAACAATTACCATTGAAATCCTCGCGTTGAAAGGTGTCTCCTGGAGAAGAATAGATCAACATCCTCGTGGCATTTGCAGTGTGGTGGGTTCTATACAGTTTTTTGCATTTGTACACGCTGCATTTTATTGGGTCACTATTTCAAGTAATTATTTTGAGGTGGTTTCgtttaatattttaaatgaagTGTATGGAGAGATACCCTTGTCAGAGGAAATATTAAGTTTGAGGCCAGACTCCAGAGGTATTGGTGTTTGTGTGCTGGGAGGAATGCTTTGTGTTTATTCTAATACGTCTCTTCTGAGTCCAGGTACTGATATTTTTAAGATATGGGCATTGAAGGAGTATGGTGTCAAGGGATCTTGGATGCTATTGTTAACCGTAGAAGAACCTGACTTGTATCTTAATGCCAAACCGACATATTTGTTTGCGGATGGTGAAGTGTTATTCCGGTGCATGAGTTATCAACATATCGGGCATACATTTAGGACACTCAATGGACCATTTAGATCATGGCCTATATGTGATACCATGCAGGGTGGATCTGCTTTTACAGAAAGTTTGATATCTCCAAAATCCCTAACTTATTAG
- the LOC107849539 gene encoding LOW QUALITY PROTEIN: E3 ubiquitin-protein ligase UPL5-like (The sequence of the model RefSeq protein was modified relative to this genomic sequence to represent the inferred CDS: substituted 2 bases at 2 genomic stop codons), translating to MHDDTGEVECYRGTIERMKSEIFDVLLGKMELSLRSLCLKGEVEDVEDVPWWSLYLVILKHLCNVSKLCNGFESKFWETMKRVKSSLSFLIFSLVTKSEDYEWLFEVMDFDARSHLARMMIPEVGENEECQYNMLTNRSELLKDSYGYIGIIARPEQLLGGLFGQFENEQATGPGVLREWLLLVCQAIFNPRNSLFVACPNDRGRFFPDPDSKVNPAHLEYFRFYGRMIALALMHGVQIEVVFDRVFFLQLSGKGVSLQDIRDSDPILYNSYKQILDMDPEMVDQDVLGLTFVTELEVLGSRKEIELCPNGKDTVVDSKNREVYVSLLIKHRFVTSIAEQVEYFAKGFEDLIAPSRAQSFFRCLYLDDLDLMLGGRSDVSIEDWKAHTDYHGYNKSDSQISWFWEHDFVRSMFDKGVYYXGRSVVLFSXSNNVRFLSLVVQIVERMSVEERKVLLFFWTSVKSLPLDGFGGLDSRLDIYKNSQSWDHLPSSQTCFYRMYFPPYQSLDVMQDRLRIITQEHVGCSFGTS from the exons ATGCACGATGACACTGGTGAAGTGGAGTGTTACAGAGGGACTATTGAAAGAATGAAGTCTGAAATTTTCGATGTTTTGTTAGGAAAAATGGAGTTGTCTTTAAGGTCATTGTGTTTGAAAGGGGAAGTAGAAGACGTGGAAGATGTACCTTGGTGGTCTCTATATCTCGTAATTCTGAAGCACTTATGTAATGTATCGAAACTGTGTAACGGTTTTGAGAGTAAGTTTTGGGAGACGATGAAGCGAGTGAAGTCTTCGTTGAGCTTTCTGATCTTTTCGCTTGTGACTAAATCAGAAGACTACGAGTGGCTGTTTGAGGTAATGGATTTTGATGCACGGAGTCATCTGGCGCGGATGATGATTCCAGAAGTTGGAGAGAATGAGGAATGTCAATACAACATGCTCACCAACAGGTCTGAGTTACTCAAAGATTCGTATGGCTACATTGGAATAATTGCCAGACCGGAGCAATTGCTAGGCGGTTTGTTTGGGCAATTCGAAAATGAACAAGCTACCGGACCTGGTGTGTTGAGGGAGTGGTTATTATTGGTATGCCAAGCGATCTTCAATCCTCGGAATTCTCTTTTTGTTGCCTGCCCGAATGATCGTGGAAGGTTTTTCCCAGATCCAG ACTCTAAGGTGAATCCGGCACACCTTGAGTATTTCCGTTTCTATGGTAGGATGATTGCGTTGGCCTTAATGCATGGGGTACaaattgaagttgtgtttgatCGCGTCTTCTTCTTGCAATTGTCTGGAAAAGGCGTATCATTGCAAGACATCAGGGACTCGGATCCAATCTTGTACAATAGCTACAAGCAGATATTGGATATGGATCCAGAGATGGTGGATCAAGATGTTCTAGGCTTGACGTTCGTAACTGAACTTGAGGTTTTGGGCTCGAGGAAAGAAATAGAGCTTTGTCCCAACGGAAAGGATACTGTCGTGGACAGTAAGAACCGGGAGGTGTATGTTAGTCTGCTGATCAAACATCGGTTTGTAACTTCGATTGCAGAGCAGGTCGAGTATTTTGCAAAAGGTTTTGAAGATTTGATAGCTCCGTCAAGGGCTCAGTCCTTTTTCCGGTGTCTTTATCTCGATGATCTCGACTTAATGCTCGGTGGTAGAAGCGATGTTTCTATCGAAGATTGGAAAGCGCACACTGATTATCATGGCTACAACAAAAGCGATTCTCAAATATCCTGGTTCTGGGAG CATGATTTCGTGAGAAGCATGTTTGACAAAGGAGTCTATTATTAAGGACGTTCTGTCGTTCTTTTCTCATGATCCAACAATGTTCGTTTTCTTTCTCTTGTTGTGCAGATAGTCGAGCGAATGTCTGTTGAGGAGAGAAAGGTGCTTCTTTTCTTCTGGACATCAGTTAAATCTCTGCCTCTAGATGGCTTTGGTGGTCTGGATTCGCGACTTGACATCTACAAGAACTCACAGTCGTGGGATCACTTGCCTTCTTCACAAACGTGCTTCTACCGCATGTACTTTCCGCCTTATCAATCCTTGGATGTCATGCAAGATCGACTCCGCATAATCACCCAAGAACATGTTGGTTGCAGCTTTGGTACCTCGTGA
- the LOC107850630 gene encoding induced stolen tip protein TUB8 — MASVEVESTPVAAVETAPAEVDVTPAPEATKVEEPAPVVEKEAEVESTPAPVEEAAPAPAPAPVAEEAAPAAEEPTAAETVEPAATEEPAVAAVEESAATEEPAAVAEEPVAAAPVVEAAAPVAEPEAAPVEEPEAEKKTEEAAPVEETAVPVEKVEE, encoded by the exons ATGGCCAGTGTTGAG GTTGAATCTACACCAGTAGCAGCAGTAGAGACTGCACCAGCTGAGGTTGACGTTACCCCAGCTCCAGAGGCAACCAAG GTGGAGGAACCAGCCCCAGTTGTAGAAAAGGAAGCCGAGGTCGAATCAACACCAGCACCAGTAGAAGAGGCTGCTCCTGCTCCTGCTCCTGCTCCTGTTGCGGAAGAAGCAGCCCCGGCAGCTGAAGAACCCACGGCTGCAGAAACAGTAGAGCCAGCGGCTACAGAAGAACCTGCTGTAGCTGCAGTTGAGGAGTCTGCGGCTACAGAAGAACCTGCAGCCGTAGCTGAGGAGCCGGTGGCTGCAGCACCCGTTGTCGAGGCTGCAGCCCCCGTAGCTGAACCAGAAGCAGCCCCCGTTGAGGAACCGGAAGCAGAGAAGAAGACAGAGGAAGCTGCTCCTGTTGAAGAGACAGCAGTTCCAGTGGAGAAAGTTGAAGAGTAA